A window of Benincasa hispida cultivar B227 chromosome 9, ASM972705v1, whole genome shotgun sequence genomic DNA:
GGAGGTAAGAGGaagaatgaagaaaataaaaaaaaaaaaaaaaagctctttTGTGGCTGAGTAGAGAAATCGAAGGAGAGGGAGAGAAGATTAGGGAGAGGAAGTGGTGGAAAGTTAGGGTTTGTATGTGGTAGGATTTAGTAGGTTTACTTAGTGGGCTAGGAGTTTTTGGGCTTAGGTTTTTCAAGTGGAATAAGAGTTctgtttaatttttgttattattggTTCGGTTTGGTTTCTTGTGATTTTTTGACAAACCAAACTGTGAACCAACTAAAAAAATAACAGTTTTATCACTTTTTAAAGCGAGCAAACCAAATATTTCagaaaaaccaaaccaaactagTCGTTTTTGCTCGGTTCGGACTggttcttcattttttttcgaTTTCATGCATACCCCTAGTTCAAATTATAAGGGAATTTAAGTTAActgtatacaatacaataatatattatatacgATACAAGTAATACAATGTATaaagatacattatataataaagttaattttgaatgagattaaaaaaataaactatatgaaagaataatgtatttgaataagattcaaatattaaacaatataatgaaattcatattaTAACAGTAAGTTAAAtctaatataaatgaaattcatattaTAACAGTAAGTTAAAtctaatataaatgagatttatattaaaactataggttaaatttaatgtgaatgtgTTACAcgttaaaattataggttatgagatCGATACATTTGAATACAATtcaaatgtaatattaattaaatatgtgttatttaattaattaagattaattaataattatttgatttgatttgatttaaattaaattaaataatcacACAACTCCCTTACAGTTACATGGGAGTTAAGGTGAGTTAATGTGTGTGGGAGGGGAGTTAACTCCCCTCACTTAATATTCGGAGTGCTCATGCATTTGTTTTTTACAGAAGATCTGTTCTTTGGAAAACACAGTAACTCTCAATCTTCTCTCAACTCTCACTATCTCTCATCACTTAAAATTCACAGAGAAAATATTTCTCTGTAATTTTTTCTCTTCCCTTTCTTCCAGAAAGATTCCCACAAACCATTTCCTTGTTGGAGGATAGTGAGGAAGACTTAGTGGTGGGGTCCTATTCCTGAGATCGTACAAAAATTGCTGAGATCATGTTCATAGGGAGGATTTGGAGAAGATCGAAGAATTATCTTCAAATGTAACTTTTTCCTCCTTGAATTATTCACTATTTAGAGCATGCTTGATTAGAATGTGTTTAAGTTCTCTATATTTTCTTGTATATTCGAAAGTAATTAAAAGAACACGTGTTCACACGCTTCCACTATAGACTTCGAAACCTTGATAGCTAACATATTTGTTGTTTGCAAAAATGACAAAAACGAAGCCCAACCCACATATATAAGATGTAAAATGTCGCAAGTACCCTTACTACTAgtatacacttgatacacttgacTGATATACTCAATATACTTGATAATAATGCACTTaactgatatacttgatatattTGTCATTCATGCACTCGTTTATATTGCTGATAAACTTAATACACTTGATTGATATACTTAATATACTGATAATGATATACTTGACTGATAAACTGCTGATAAACTTGTTAATCATTCACTTTTACACTCGCAAACTCGactaatatatttgataaagaTACACTTGACTATTGGTATActactaataaaattaataatgataCACTCTTTCGTAATGTTGATTCACTTAACTAACATATTGTTGATAAACTTGATAATGATACACTTGACCAAGTTGATATACTTTGTATTGAcacatttatatattttttttttaaaagaaattgattttcttCTTAGCAGGCCCCCTCCACATCTCTCTTTCACCAACCAACACTCCGCCACATCATCTATCGTGCACCCCTCCACCTCTCGCCAACCTCCATCAATTTCTACATGTTTGGTCCTCGGTCGCCGcttttctctctctatatttatttccttcaaCATCTCTCTGCAATGTTTCACACCATCTGCCACAAGCCATCAATTGATTGTTTAGGGCAAATATGAAATACAAAGTAATTAGAAATTCAGATTTTGAAGTTTTTGCCATATTTATAAACTATCAAATATGGATGgtacaaatacaaaattcaaatcgACACCCATGGTAATTTTCCTAGAAATAAACCACTATGAAACTCACCACTTACTTAAGAATAGATGACActctgtttgtttgtttgttttttttttttttaaagggaaAATAGAAGAATACTGAAATGCTGAACAACGAATTCTATCACTCTTATCTAAGGAAAAAAGCTAACGAATCTAAAAAGAAAACAGCTCGAATCtcaacatttttcttcttctgcaCAAAAGAccctttggctgcttcttcttcaatttttctcCGGCATATTTCATTGCCGCAGCCACCATTGAAGACCCACGCTGCAAAGAGAAACGAAGGGGAAAAGAAGGTAAGAATTCACTCTTCTCCTTTCACCTCGCAAATTATGTACTTCTTCACATCATCCACAACTCTCAGCATTAGTTTATATACACATGTTCATTGAAAATTTGCGGCGTGGGTCGTGGGTTTCAGTGGAGGAGGGCGGCTGCTTCGATTTTCGGAGGACGATTAGGTTTCGGTTCCGATTGTCAGAGGTAAGgggattttaattttgatttttagatgcAGAATGggtttttggttttgattgTTAGAATAAGGTCTACTAGAGCAAATAACTTTCTGATCTTAAGGTTCAGATGAGAAACTTTTCATGGGATTTTAGTGTGGTGACTGGTTATTTAAATGTGGGTTTGTTAAATGTTTGTTGCTTCCGATTCTCAGATTGCTTTAGTTCTCATGGTCCAACAAGCTTTGGCtttgtaaatgaaattttgGCTTTAACTTTGAAGATGATACAGGCAAACTGCCCGGAGTGAGAGACGGGCAGATGGGGGACCTTTCCGGCGAAAAGCCGCTGCGAAATATATCGGAGTCCTTCAAAGCCCTTGCGGCCACTGTTAATGCTGAAACCACCACGGTCGAAGTTGCGCCGTTTTCGCGTGCCTGCTCCTTCATTTCACCTCTTTTTGGTTGCTTGGGCATAGCATTCAAATTTGCGGAAATGGACTATGTCGCTAAGGTTTGGTTTCTATCTTAATTATCGATCTCGTCGACACGGTTTGGTCTTGAGGACTATAGAATAGAAGATGAATTGGTGTAAAATTGCTTCTAAAATTTCTAGGCCTGGTTGTTGGTTTGGTCATCGCTTGTTTACATGGAGATTGAATCACATTTGGAACTAGCCAAAATTTTTAGGTTGTCGCAAGAAAATATTATGTTTTGCAATTGGTGCATATTGGGGGACTTCTCCATTTTTACATTGTTTGGCGAAACTTATAAACAGGAAAATGAAGAGGAGGGCTAGTTTTATGTTTCGAATTGCATACTACATGTGAAGAAGATTACTCGGCAATAAGCTTTGTGATATTCATCTTTGTAGGAATTAACGTGCACTGACATACTTCCGCTCACCGTGAATGTACACAATTTCTTCTGATTAATTTATGTTTGTTGAAGCAATTCATATTGTCACTGTCAGTTCAAAAAAGTTCATTTAAAGTTGCAAGATTGGaatcttcttctttattttgcATACTCAAGCAACTCACGATTCATTAAATCTATTTAAAAAGGGATTATATGATACTAATCTTAATTTATTCTTCTTTCtgctttctctttctatttttttaacaGTTCAAGGCTTTGAAACTGTATTGTTAGATAGTTAGACAGTGAACATTTGTTTATAGTCACAATGTTATGCATGATAAATAGATCCTTACAGGTTAACTTATACATGTACGATGATCTCAATTGAATCGTTATGAGTCATGTTGGTAGAATCTGACATGTATCACACGATACTTTTGAGTATTATGTTATGTCACTACTTATGCTATAAAATGTTGATATTCTTCttattccttcttttttttacaCTTTTATCTTTGTGGTTTTGCACCTACAGATGATTGACAGTTTAAATTCTGCCATTTTGATTGATTAATATATAGAATGCCTTGAAATTTGGAAACTTTCCATGATACCTACAAACTTTTATGTGTTGCCCTTGCATATATTTTTCTGGGTTCAATACAAAATGTTTTTGAATTCTGCCAAATGCttggaaatttggaaaatttttacAAAATCTACAAACTTTTATGTGCCACCCTAGCATATCGAAACACGAttgaacaatatatatatttttttaaaaaaagaaaaaattgcttCTTGAATTTTACTTGTATTCTATTTGTGAAACTGGCTTGGAACACAGATGGTTGGTATGCACATTATTCCGGTCGTTTAAATATCTAATGGTAATTTACTCTTCtaataaaagaatggaaaaaaaagtTGCATGTTTTTTACCATTTTGTTTCTTCATGTTTGAGATCTGATTACTTTTGGACTAAACTATCAATAGGTCAATGATCTGGTAGAATCATCTAAGTCAATTGTATCTCTACAAGCGTTGCTGGACAAAGATATCGAATCTGACCGTGTGAGGAAAGCTGGTAGCCACTCAAGAAATCTCTTGAGAGTAAAGCGTGGGCTTGACATGGTCAGAGTACTCTTCGAGCAAATTCTAGTTACAGAGTATGCATACCAACCATTTTCATGTGTTACCTTTTACTTTAGCCATCTCTCTTTCAATATCTTAATGAATACGTTTTGGGTGAATGTAAGCTTGAAGTAAGTAGGGGAAGGTACGTCGATCAATTTCTTTCACATTGTGACGGGAATCATCCGCTAGATTTTTGATTGCCTTGTCATACTTTTCATTATACTGTAGTTAGTCTAATTGAATGAACTGTTTGTTTCCGTGGTCTTCCTACTCCATAGGTGCATAAGCAACAACTATTAAATCTTTCTTGCTCTAAATTGCGTGGCCAACAAAGAAATGTAGCTACAGTCGAGATAATCTGTTTCCCATTTGAAGCTATAGTAAATCCATCattcataaatcataatcatATCCTATAAAAACATGATTAGTGATGACAATTACAATTGATGCAACATTTGCACCACATCTATCATCCTCGTGAGATTAAACTTGATGTAATTTGATTGCAAACATGTTGAACAATAGTTCTTGGTTATGGCAGAGGTAATTCCTTGAGAGATCCAGCTTCCAAAGCATATGCACAGGTATTTGCTCCCCACCATGGGTGGGCGATCAGAAAGGCTGTTGCAGCAGGGATGTATGCTCTTCCTACTAAGGCTCAATTACTGAGCAAGCTCAATGAAGATGAGGCCTCAGCCAGAATCCTGATGCAAGATTATGTGGCCGCTTCTGCTCCTGTGATTCAGTATGTTGAAAAACTCTTCTTCTCCAGAGATTTGGGCATAGATTGGTAATATATGAA
This region includes:
- the LOC120086845 gene encoding accelerated cell death 11, with amino-acid sequence MGDLSGEKPLRNISESFKALAATVNAETTTVEVAPFSRACSFISPLFGCLGIAFKFAEMDYVAKVNDLVESSKSIVSLQALLDKDIESDRVRKAGSHSRNLLRVKRGLDMVRVLFEQILVTEGNSLRDPASKAYAQVFAPHHGWAIRKAVAAGMYALPTKAQLLSKLNEDEASARILMQDYVAASAPVIQYVEKLFFSRDLGIDW